One segment of Kiloniellales bacterium DNA contains the following:
- a CDS encoding hydrolase, producing the protein MTMPDLLTPQNSQLIFIDHQPQMAFGVQSIDRQALKNNTVALAKSAKIFDIPTTITTVETESFSGHTYPELLAVFPETPLLERTSMNSWDDQKVRDALAKNGRKKVIVSGLWTEVCNNMFAFSAMAEGGYEIYMVADASGGTSQEAHDYAMQRMIQAGVVPMTWQQVLLEWQRDWAHRDTYDAVIALVQEHSGAYGMGVDYAYTMVHKAPERVEHGPRIDPAAAAIAAE; encoded by the coding sequence ATGACCATGCCCGATCTGCTGACACCGCAGAATTCCCAGCTGATCTTCATCGACCACCAGCCGCAGATGGCCTTCGGTGTCCAGTCGATCGACCGTCAGGCCTTGAAGAACAACACGGTCGCGCTGGCCAAGTCGGCGAAGATCTTCGACATCCCGACGACGATCACGACCGTCGAGACGGAAAGCTTCTCGGGCCACACCTATCCGGAGCTCCTGGCGGTGTTCCCCGAGACGCCCCTGCTGGAGCGGACCTCGATGAACTCCTGGGACGACCAGAAGGTCCGCGACGCCCTGGCCAAGAACGGGCGCAAGAAGGTCATCGTCTCGGGTCTCTGGACCGAGGTCTGCAACAACATGTTCGCCTTCAGCGCGATGGCCGAGGGCGGCTACGAGATCTACATGGTCGCCGACGCCTCCGGGGGCACCTCGCAGGAGGCGCACGACTACGCCATGCAGCGCATGATCCAGGCGGGCGTCGTGCCAATGACCTGGCAGCAGGTGCTGCTGGAATGGCAGCGAGACTGGGCGCACCGGGACACCTACGACGCGGTCATCGCCCTGGTCCAGGAGCATTCCGGGGCCTATGGCATGGGCGTCGACTACGCCTATACCATGGTGCACAAGGCGCCGGAACGCGTCGAGCACGGCCCGAGAATCGACCCGGCCGCAGCCGCGATCGCCGCCGAGTAG
- a CDS encoding amidohydrolase, protein MSPRRRGVLKGLAATGALGLMRTPRAWSQTMTETPDTILTNGRITTLDPSNPEVQALAIADGRVLETGSNEAILRLAGAATRKIDLGGRRVIPGLNDSHTHLIRGGLNYNMELRWESVPSLADALRMLKEQAERTPAPQWVRVVGGWSEFQFAERRMPTLDEINAAAPDTPVFILHLYGRALINQSAVKALGFDKDTPNPPGGEIQRDAKGDPTGLLIAKPSALILYSTLARGPRLPVEDQINSTRHYMREMNRLGITSVIDAGGGGQNFPEDYDVIQRLHDDGQLTVRVAYNLFAQAAGSELSDYERWVGMTEPGAGSDMLRMNGAGENLTWSAADFENFLEPRPDLAPTMEAELEPIVELLAANRWPFRIHATYDESIDRFLSVFERVNGRRPFETRFIIDHAETIGPRNIERIQALGGGIAIQHRMAFQGEYFVERYGPKAAELTPPVRRMLQTGVPVGAGTDATRVASYDPWVGLYWLTTGKTLGGLPLYGEANVLSREEALGLWTHGSAWFSGEADVKGRLAPGMYADLAVLSADYLAVPPEEIRRLNSVLTVVGGKVVYGEGDFSDLSPPLPPASPSWSPVNTEASPGQRAEAKTPQYAAACHAGCSNHCGVHGHDHGIAWTMPLPVSDAKSFWGALGCSCFAV, encoded by the coding sequence ATGAGTCCGCGCCGCCGCGGCGTTCTGAAGGGTCTGGCCGCAACGGGCGCGCTTGGCCTGATGCGCACGCCCCGCGCCTGGAGCCAGACGATGACCGAAACGCCGGATACCATACTGACCAACGGTCGCATCACGACCCTGGATCCTTCCAATCCCGAGGTGCAGGCCTTGGCGATCGCCGACGGCCGGGTCCTCGAGACCGGCAGCAACGAGGCGATCCTGCGGCTGGCCGGCGCGGCCACGCGGAAGATCGACTTGGGCGGGCGACGCGTGATCCCGGGCTTGAACGACAGCCACACGCACCTCATCCGGGGCGGACTGAACTACAACATGGAGCTGCGCTGGGAAAGCGTGCCGTCCCTGGCCGATGCGCTGCGCATGCTGAAGGAACAGGCCGAGCGCACGCCGGCACCGCAATGGGTCCGCGTCGTCGGCGGCTGGTCGGAGTTCCAGTTCGCCGAGCGCCGGATGCCGACCCTGGACGAGATCAACGCCGCGGCCCCCGACACCCCGGTCTTCATCCTGCACCTCTACGGGCGCGCCCTGATCAACCAATCGGCGGTGAAGGCGCTGGGCTTCGACAAGGACACGCCGAACCCGCCGGGCGGCGAGATCCAGCGGGATGCCAAGGGCGACCCGACCGGCCTGCTAATCGCCAAGCCTTCGGCCTTGATCCTCTACTCGACCCTGGCGCGCGGTCCGAGGCTGCCGGTCGAGGACCAGATCAACTCGACCCGGCACTACATGCGCGAGATGAACCGTCTCGGCATCACCTCGGTCATCGACGCCGGGGGCGGCGGGCAGAACTTCCCGGAGGACTACGACGTCATCCAGCGCCTGCACGACGACGGCCAGCTGACGGTGCGCGTGGCCTACAACCTCTTCGCCCAGGCTGCCGGCTCGGAGCTCAGCGACTACGAGCGCTGGGTGGGGATGACGGAACCGGGCGCGGGCTCGGACATGCTGCGCATGAACGGCGCGGGCGAGAACCTGACCTGGTCGGCGGCGGATTTCGAGAACTTCCTCGAGCCGCGCCCCGACCTGGCGCCGACCATGGAGGCGGAGCTGGAGCCGATCGTCGAACTTCTGGCGGCGAACCGCTGGCCGTTCCGAATCCACGCGACCTACGACGAGAGCATCGACAGGTTTCTCAGCGTGTTCGAGCGGGTGAACGGGCGGAGGCCCTTCGAGACCCGCTTCATCATCGACCATGCCGAGACCATCGGCCCGCGCAACATCGAACGCATCCAGGCCCTCGGCGGCGGCATCGCCATCCAGCACCGCATGGCCTTCCAGGGCGAGTACTTCGTCGAGCGCTACGGCCCCAAGGCGGCCGAGCTGACGCCCCCGGTCCGGCGCATGCTGCAGACCGGCGTGCCCGTCGGCGCCGGCACCGATGCGACGCGGGTGGCGAGCTACGACCCCTGGGTCGGGCTCTACTGGCTGACCACCGGCAAGACCTTGGGCGGGCTGCCGCTCTACGGCGAGGCCAACGTGCTGTCGCGCGAGGAGGCGCTGGGCCTCTGGACCCACGGCTCCGCCTGGTTCTCCGGCGAGGCCGACGTCAAGGGCAGGCTCGCGCCCGGCATGTATGCCGACCTGGCGGTGCTCTCGGCCGACTACCTGGCGGTGCCGCCTGAGGAGATCCGCCGGCTCAACAGCGTCCTGACCGTTGTCGGCGGCAAGGTGGTCTACGGCGAGGGCGACTTCTCCGACCTGTCGCCGCCGCTCCCGCCCGCCTCCCCGTCCTGGTCGCCGGTGAACACCGAGGCGAGTCCCGGGCAGCGCGCGGAGGCGAAGACGCCGCAGTACGCCGCCGCTTGTCACGCGGGCTGCAGCAACCACTGCGGCGTCCACGGCCACGACCACGGCATCGCCTGGACAATGCCGCTGCCCGTCTCGGACGCCAAGAGCTTCTGGGGTGCGCTCGGCTGCTCCTGCTTCGCGGTCTGA
- a CDS encoding efflux RND transporter periplasmic adaptor subunit, whose amino-acid sequence MRIAVFLLLCAAAPALAEPLSFEGRVEAYRTAELSNRLDGVVAEILFSGGEYVTAGTPMILMDTEELELSVATEQAEVSRAEAAHVLAQRDAQRTRALETRGVATEVRADATEAALKDAAARLEAARVALRRAELDLRRAVIRAPIDGFAGRPKTALGAFVEAESGAALGEILQIDPALIAYRVPYGVRLESMARTGADSIEALFEHIELRIQMPGGRIYPHEARPDFASTSIDQSDGTLTVWAAFPNPDAVLRPGMSVTVLSEIAKGKEVSQ is encoded by the coding sequence ATGAGGATCGCGGTCTTCCTCTTGCTCTGCGCCGCCGCGCCGGCCCTCGCCGAGCCGCTGTCCTTCGAGGGCAGGGTCGAGGCCTATCGCACGGCCGAGCTGTCGAACCGGCTGGATGGGGTCGTCGCGGAGATCCTGTTCTCCGGCGGCGAGTACGTCACGGCCGGAACACCGATGATCCTGATGGACACGGAGGAGCTCGAGCTTTCGGTCGCGACCGAGCAGGCGGAGGTTTCGCGCGCCGAAGCCGCGCATGTCCTTGCGCAGCGGGACGCGCAACGGACGCGCGCCCTCGAGACCCGGGGGGTCGCGACGGAGGTGCGCGCCGACGCGACGGAGGCCGCCTTGAAGGATGCCGCCGCCCGGCTCGAGGCGGCGCGCGTCGCCCTGCGGCGCGCGGAGCTCGATCTTCGCCGGGCGGTGATCCGGGCGCCGATCGACGGCTTCGCAGGCCGTCCGAAGACGGCCCTGGGCGCCTTCGTGGAGGCCGAGTCCGGCGCGGCGCTCGGCGAGATCCTCCAGATCGATCCGGCGCTCATCGCCTATCGCGTCCCCTATGGGGTGCGCCTGGAGTCCATGGCACGGACCGGCGCCGACAGCATCGAAGCGCTGTTCGAGCATATCGAGCTGAGGATCCAGATGCCCGGCGGGCGGATCTACCCGCACGAAGCCAGGCCGGACTTCGCCTCCACCAGCATCGATCAGAGCGACGGCACGCTGACCGTTTGGGCCGCCTTCCCGAACCCCGACGCGGTCCTGCGACCGGGCATGTCGGTCACCGTCCTCTCCGAGATCGCGAAAGGGAAGGAGGTCTCGCAATGA
- a CDS encoding ATP-binding cassette domain-containing protein has protein sequence MTRLAAENLTVAVGSTRLVGPLGFCSGAGEVLVIMGETGAGKSLLAQAILGALPTGLSATGSIWLDAARIDGLHPRARAALWGRRIAMLPQEPWRALDPLMTAMPQVAETYRYVEAFAPTAARRAAQEDFDALGLRGAQDRLPGALSGGMAQRVAFAATRAGGAPILIADEPTKGLDLARRDLVADMLLGVAEAGGTLVVITHEVALARRLGGRVMVLRHGTLVEEGPAARVLETPQAPYTQALLAADPARWPKPSAAQAGATLLRADAVAVARGGRTLFEGFDLDLRAGQRVAISGPSGVGKTSLLDTLSGLRPASSGRVERAASVGPTGVQKLYQDPPAAFPQRLSLGRSVGDVAQRHDIEWSVITDLLERLKVSPALLARRPNAVSGGELQRVALIRALCISPKVLLADEPTSRLDPITQRETMDVIASLADERNIAVFLVTHHSEIADRWAHRHMKLGAEADKNGPKS, from the coding sequence ATGACGAGGTTGGCGGCCGAAAACCTGACAGTCGCCGTCGGATCGACCCGCCTCGTCGGTCCTCTCGGCTTCTGCAGTGGCGCCGGCGAAGTGCTGGTCATCATGGGTGAGACGGGGGCGGGCAAGAGCCTTCTTGCGCAGGCAATCCTGGGCGCTCTGCCGACCGGCCTGTCCGCGACGGGGAGCATCTGGCTCGACGCGGCGCGGATCGATGGGCTTCACCCGCGCGCCCGCGCCGCATTGTGGGGACGGCGCATCGCCATGTTGCCGCAAGAGCCATGGCGCGCCCTCGACCCGCTCATGACGGCTATGCCGCAGGTGGCCGAGACCTACCGCTACGTCGAGGCGTTTGCGCCAACAGCTGCGCGGCGCGCGGCGCAGGAGGATTTCGACGCGCTTGGCCTGCGCGGGGCTCAGGATCGGCTGCCAGGCGCGCTCTCCGGGGGCATGGCCCAGCGGGTCGCCTTCGCTGCCACACGGGCCGGTGGCGCTCCAATCCTGATTGCGGACGAGCCGACCAAAGGCTTGGATTTGGCCCGTCGGGATCTGGTGGCCGACATGTTGCTCGGCGTGGCCGAAGCGGGCGGAACTCTGGTCGTGATCACCCATGAGGTTGCGCTGGCCCGTCGTTTGGGCGGACGCGTGATGGTTCTCCGCCACGGGACTCTGGTCGAGGAGGGGCCAGCTGCGCGCGTGCTCGAGACGCCACAGGCGCCCTATACCCAGGCCCTTCTCGCTGCCGATCCGGCCCGCTGGCCAAAGCCGTCGGCCGCCCAAGCGGGAGCGACCCTCCTCCGCGCCGACGCCGTGGCCGTGGCCCGTGGCGGCCGCACCCTGTTTGAGGGCTTCGACCTTGACTTGCGCGCCGGGCAGCGGGTTGCCATCTCCGGGCCGAGCGGCGTCGGCAAGACGTCCCTCCTCGATACGCTTTCCGGTCTGCGCCCAGCGTCTTCGGGGCGCGTGGAGCGCGCAGCTTCGGTAGGGCCGACAGGCGTGCAAAAGCTCTATCAGGACCCGCCCGCCGCCTTCCCGCAGCGACTCAGCCTCGGGCGCAGCGTCGGCGACGTGGCGCAACGCCATGACATCGAATGGTCGGTGATCACCGATCTGCTGGAACGACTGAAGGTATCCCCAGCGCTGCTCGCGCGGCGCCCGAACGCTGTTTCGGGTGGCGAGTTGCAGCGGGTCGCCTTGATCCGTGCGCTTTGCATTTCTCCCAAGGTCCTGCTGGCAGATGAGCCAACCTCACGCCTCGATCCGATCACGCAGCGCGAGACCATGGATGTGATCGCAAGCCTCGCCGATGAGAGAAACATCGCCGTATTCCTGGTGACGCATCATTCCGAGATCGCGGATCGCTGGGCGCACAGGCACATGAAATTGGGCGCAGAGGCAGACAAGAACGGACCCAAATCGTGA
- a CDS encoding ABC transporter permease subunit, which translates to MTAAVPGSALGVLSAWTGGWLDRGLGAFADAVLALPGLLLVLMLAAISPGSWWALYVGISLTLWVEYFRYTRQRARILLAEPAVEASLLLGFGPIYIVRRHLVPEIGPGLLTLAAFGTATAVTAVAALGFVSVGIRPPTAEWGVMMTELLPYWRETPWLILQPVLCLVLTVLALHLSVGFSRRERGAVR; encoded by the coding sequence TTGACCGCAGCGGTCCCGGGCAGCGCGCTGGGCGTGCTCTCGGCTTGGACGGGAGGTTGGCTGGACCGAGGGCTCGGCGCCTTTGCCGACGCGGTCTTGGCCCTGCCCGGATTGCTGTTGGTGTTGATGTTGGCGGCCATTTCGCCCGGCTCTTGGTGGGCCCTCTACGTCGGGATCTCGCTGACTCTCTGGGTCGAGTACTTTCGCTACACGCGCCAGCGCGCTCGGATCCTGTTGGCCGAACCGGCGGTCGAAGCCTCGCTACTGCTGGGCTTCGGCCCGATCTACATCGTGCGCCGGCACCTGGTTCCCGAAATTGGCCCGGGCCTTTTGACCCTCGCCGCCTTTGGGACCGCCACAGCGGTAACGGCGGTTGCCGCGCTCGGCTTCGTCAGCGTTGGCATCCGCCCGCCGACCGCGGAGTGGGGCGTGATGATGACCGAGCTGCTGCCCTATTGGCGTGAGACGCCCTGGCTGATTCTGCAGCCGGTGCTGTGTCTCGTCCTGACGGTGCTGGCGCTGCATCTATCCGTTGGATTCAGCCGGCGCGAGCGAGGCGCGGTCCGATGA
- a CDS encoding ABC transporter permease, giving the protein MGGLDRPGSNLATALAARGLQALLVAIIVGGVSFAMMQALPGDAAFRIAAARYGYDLMDAASAEAVRSELALERPWFWQLLDWLGHLATLDLGRSLVTGDPVVEEIAHQLGHSLILAGGSVVVSILIAVPVGVAAGLKPGGLVDRASLGLSVLLRAMPAFALGIVLILVLAVQVKLLPVAGYRGPEHLVLPSLTLGLGLAAVSNRVLRDAVVDALAAEWQLFARTKGLSAAVTMLRHVARNVAVPVVAYVGVQLAYLIEGVVIVEAVFAWPGIGHALVHAIFDRDIAMVQGTALSLGLLYVILNLGIDLACRWLDPRTRVAP; this is encoded by the coding sequence ATGGGCGGACTAGACCGGCCCGGCAGTAACCTCGCCACAGCTCTGGCAGCCCGCGGGCTGCAAGCCTTGCTTGTCGCGATCATCGTCGGGGGCGTCAGCTTTGCCATGATGCAAGCGCTGCCCGGTGATGCGGCCTTCCGCATCGCGGCCGCACGCTATGGCTATGACCTGATGGACGCGGCGTCGGCCGAGGCGGTGCGCAGTGAGCTTGCGCTGGAGCGGCCGTGGTTTTGGCAACTGCTCGATTGGCTCGGTCACCTGGCGACCCTCGACCTGGGACGATCGCTGGTCACGGGCGATCCGGTCGTCGAGGAGATTGCCCATCAGCTCGGGCACTCGCTGATATTGGCGGGTGGATCGGTTGTGGTCTCCATCTTGATCGCCGTGCCGGTCGGGGTCGCGGCCGGTCTCAAGCCCGGCGGGCTGGTCGATCGCGCCTCCCTTGGCCTTTCCGTCCTGCTGCGCGCGATGCCGGCCTTTGCGCTCGGCATCGTGCTGATTCTGGTCCTTGCGGTGCAGGTCAAGCTCCTTCCGGTTGCGGGCTATCGTGGGCCCGAGCATCTGGTGCTGCCCTCGCTGACCCTGGGTCTTGGGCTTGCGGCGGTGTCGAACCGGGTGTTGCGTGATGCCGTGGTCGACGCTTTGGCGGCGGAGTGGCAGCTTTTCGCCCGGACGAAGGGGCTCTCGGCCGCGGTCACGATGCTGCGCCACGTGGCGCGCAACGTAGCGGTTCCGGTCGTTGCCTACGTTGGCGTGCAGCTCGCCTATCTGATCGAGGGCGTGGTGATTGTCGAGGCGGTCTTCGCCTGGCCGGGGATCGGGCACGCGCTGGTCCACGCGATCTTCGATCGCGATATTGCCATGGTCCAAGGCACCGCGCTGTCGCTGGGTCTCCTCTACGTGATCCTCAATCTCGGGATCGACCTAGCCTGCCGCTGGCTCGATCCGCGAACTCGGGTCGCGCCGTGA
- a CDS encoding MFS transporter, translated as MSAPEAAKVRAAPTAMAPFRHRAFAVLWLATVASNIGTWMHDVGAGWLMTELSPSPLIVAAVQAATTLPIFLFALLAGAVADIVDRRKLLILVNAAMAVAAGLMAGLVHLELVTPLLLLAFTFLFGTGAAFMAPAWQAIVPRLVPRDELSPAISLNSMGINVSRAIGPALAGFLIVGAGLAAPFLVNALSFLGIIAALWWWRQAPSAPTGLPAEHVGPAIRAGLRYALNAPPLKATLLRAAAFFVFASAFWAMLPLIARSVLSGGPTLYGTLLAAVGAGAVGGALVLPAIKARLGPDRTVAAGTLGTAGVLVALAVLPDQVVAVLAAGVAGLSWIAVLSSLNVSAQTALPDWVRARGLSIFLTVFFGAMSAGSLLWGQVAAIWGIPAALLAAAVGAVLLIPLTKRARLGQGEALDHSPSMHWPEPVLSLGAAPDGPVMIQVEYRVGESERAPFRALMAALADSRRRGGGYRWTLVQDAADPERHLETWWEASWLDHQRHHGRVTEADRALQDRIAGMQKPGVRPVVSHFVS; from the coding sequence ATGAGCGCGCCCGAGGCCGCCAAGGTTCGGGCGGCGCCCACCGCGATGGCGCCCTTCCGGCACCGCGCCTTCGCCGTGCTGTGGCTGGCCACCGTCGCGTCGAACATCGGCACCTGGATGCACGATGTCGGCGCGGGCTGGCTGATGACCGAGCTGTCGCCGTCGCCGCTGATCGTCGCGGCCGTGCAGGCGGCGACGACCCTGCCGATCTTCCTCTTCGCGCTTCTCGCCGGGGCCGTCGCGGACATCGTCGACCGGCGCAAGCTGCTGATCCTAGTGAACGCCGCGATGGCCGTGGCGGCAGGGCTGATGGCCGGTCTCGTGCATCTCGAGCTGGTGACGCCCTTGCTGCTGCTCGCCTTCACCTTTCTCTTCGGCACCGGCGCCGCCTTCATGGCGCCGGCCTGGCAGGCCATCGTGCCCCGTCTGGTGCCGCGCGACGAGCTGTCTCCAGCCATCTCGCTCAACTCCATGGGCATCAACGTCAGCCGGGCCATCGGGCCGGCGCTGGCCGGTTTCCTGATCGTGGGCGCGGGCCTGGCCGCCCCCTTCCTGGTCAACGCGCTGAGCTTCCTCGGGATCATCGCCGCCCTCTGGTGGTGGCGCCAGGCCCCGAGCGCGCCGACGGGATTGCCGGCGGAGCACGTCGGCCCCGCGATCCGCGCCGGGTTGCGCTATGCCCTGAACGCCCCGCCCCTGAAAGCGACCTTGCTGCGCGCAGCGGCATTCTTCGTCTTCGCCAGCGCCTTCTGGGCCATGCTGCCGCTGATCGCACGGTCGGTGCTGTCCGGCGGGCCGACGCTCTACGGCACCCTGCTCGCCGCCGTCGGCGCGGGCGCGGTGGGCGGCGCGCTCGTGCTCCCGGCGATCAAGGCCCGCCTGGGCCCGGACCGGACGGTCGCCGCCGGGACGCTCGGCACCGCCGGCGTCCTCGTCGCCCTGGCCGTGCTGCCCGATCAGGTCGTCGCCGTGCTTGCGGCCGGGGTTGCGGGGCTGTCGTGGATCGCCGTGCTCTCGAGCCTCAACGTCTCGGCGCAGACCGCCCTGCCGGACTGGGTCCGCGCCCGTGGGCTGTCGATCTTTCTGACGGTCTTCTTCGGGGCCATGTCGGCGGGCAGCCTCCTCTGGGGTCAGGTCGCGGCGATCTGGGGCATTCCGGCGGCATTGCTCGCCGCCGCGGTCGGAGCCGTGCTGCTGATCCCGCTGACCAAGCGGGCCCGGCTGGGACAGGGCGAAGCGCTCGACCACAGCCCCTCCATGCATTGGCCGGAACCGGTCCTGTCGCTAGGCGCGGCGCCCGACGGGCCGGTGATGATCCAGGTCGAGTATCGCGTGGGCGAGAGTGAGCGCGCGCCCTTCCGCGCCCTCATGGCGGCGCTCGCCGACAGCCGCCGCCGCGGCGGCGGCTATCGCTGGACCCTGGTGCAGGATGCCGCCGATCCCGAGCGCCATCTGGAGACCTGGTGGGAGGCCTCCTGGCTCGATCACCAGCGTCACCACGGGCGCGTCACGGAGGCGGACCGGGCGCTCCAGGACCGCATCGCCGGGATGCAGAAGCCGGGCGTCCGGCCGGTCGTATCCCACTTCGTCAGCTGA
- a CDS encoding ABC transporter substrate-binding protein — protein MKRLLGIALCAFGLVASLSSEAAEKTSVSIAAPWEITSTDPAISGFALQRMQVMETLVDADSKGRLRPALANTWDVSDDKLVWTFALRDGVRFHDGTPLTAEAAAAALVRASAQPGVLKKAPVESITAKDEAVVISLARPFAALPALLTHSTTVIPAPAAFDASGTPVAAIGTGPFKVETLSPPQSLDVVRFEDYWGDAPAIESARYLAAGRAETRALLAESGDADLVFTLDPSGYARLGSVKDIETVVIPIPRVVTLKVNAGHPFLAAPEARRALSLAIDRDGIAAGITRFPEAGATQLFPPALGDWHDPALPPLVNDPAEAERLLADLGWEKGDDGILTRDGQRFALVLRTFPDRPELPLIAAALQDQWRAIGVELEVSVSNYSEIPAGHQDGSLHVALYARNYGLTPDPIGTVLADFGTGGGDWGAMNWQEPTVASALEVIAATDKDAARRPKIAEVREALQSDLPVIPIVWYQHTVAIAKGLRGVVVDPLERSYGLSGMTWAD, from the coding sequence ATGAAGAGACTGCTTGGCATCGCACTTTGCGCGTTTGGATTGGTCGCGTCACTGTCATCAGAGGCTGCAGAGAAGACCTCGGTCTCCATCGCGGCGCCTTGGGAGATCACCAGCACCGACCCGGCGATTTCGGGCTTTGCCTTGCAGCGGATGCAGGTCATGGAGACCCTCGTAGATGCCGATTCCAAAGGGCGGCTGAGACCCGCTCTCGCGAACACCTGGGACGTCTCGGACGACAAGCTCGTCTGGACCTTCGCGTTGCGCGACGGCGTAAGGTTTCACGACGGCACGCCGCTCACCGCTGAGGCTGCCGCCGCAGCGCTGGTTCGAGCCAGCGCGCAGCCGGGCGTTCTGAAGAAGGCACCTGTCGAGAGCATTACCGCGAAGGACGAGGCTGTCGTCATATCGCTGGCGCGACCCTTTGCGGCGCTCCCCGCACTCCTGACTCATTCGACCACGGTCATCCCGGCTCCCGCGGCCTTCGATGCCAGCGGCACACCGGTCGCAGCCATAGGGACCGGACCGTTCAAGGTCGAGACTCTCTCTCCCCCGCAAAGCCTGGACGTGGTTCGATTTGAGGACTACTGGGGAGATGCGCCTGCGATCGAATCGGCGCGCTATTTGGCCGCCGGCCGCGCGGAAACCAGGGCGCTGTTGGCGGAAAGCGGCGATGCCGACCTGGTGTTCACGCTCGATCCCTCCGGCTACGCGCGCCTGGGCTCGGTCAAGGATATCGAGACGGTTGTCATACCGATTCCGCGCGTGGTGACGCTGAAGGTCAACGCCGGCCACCCGTTCCTTGCCGCGCCCGAGGCGCGACGGGCCCTGAGTCTCGCCATCGACCGCGACGGCATAGCGGCGGGGATCACCCGGTTCCCCGAGGCAGGTGCAACGCAGCTCTTCCCGCCGGCACTGGGAGATTGGCACGACCCGGCATTGCCGCCGCTCGTCAACGACCCTGCCGAGGCCGAGCGACTGCTGGCGGACCTTGGCTGGGAGAAGGGCGACGACGGCATCCTGACCCGTGACGGCCAGAGGTTCGCGCTGGTTCTGCGCACCTTCCCGGATCGCCCCGAGCTGCCCCTGATTGCAGCGGCGCTGCAAGATCAATGGCGGGCCATCGGCGTCGAGCTGGAGGTCAGCGTGAGCAACTATTCCGAGATCCCGGCCGGTCATCAGGACGGCTCCCTGCATGTGGCGCTCTATGCTCGGAACTATGGCCTAACGCCGGACCCTATCGGGACCGTGCTCGCGGACTTCGGTACGGGCGGTGGTGACTGGGGCGCAATGAATTGGCAGGAGCCAACGGTTGCGAGCGCCTTGGAGGTGATCGCCGCTACCGATAAAGATGCCGCTCGGCGGCCCAAGATCGCCGAGGTGCGCGAGGCCCTACAGAGCGATCTGCCGGTCATCCCGATCGTCTGGTATCAGCACACTGTGGCCATCGCGAAAGGGCTCCGCGGTGTCGTGGTCGATCCGCTTGAGCGAAGCTATGGGCTGAGCGGCATGACATGGGCGGACTAG
- a CDS encoding AraC family transcriptional regulator, which yields MGKHAFEQESEICRHDRSDRAAALPRIYGVEARWNMPVSRHRRPITERQGMPGVDHYVLIYYLGGAPVRRLDEAKVWGVAQRGDLSLETPGSRGTYASNGTVEYAELHFRQNLMCEIADEVGLGSVAEPEDFFGLRDRDWARDVETYIARAGDCSDPPGPMEMDSRAYLIGLGVLRTLRDVSAKLDVLHDRVTRADLRPVLGVIEEKLSETIRLSDLSAHLGMSPFHFARVFKAEMGEAPAQYLMRRRTERAIELIAGTGLNLATIAYRSGFSSQSHMHRRIKQATGKTPGALRADTTTP from the coding sequence ATGGGAAAGCACGCCTTCGAACAGGAATCGGAGATCTGCCGGCACGACCGCAGCGACAGGGCTGCGGCCTTGCCGAGGATCTACGGCGTCGAGGCTCGGTGGAACATGCCGGTCTCCCGGCACCGCCGCCCGATCACGGAGCGGCAGGGCATGCCGGGCGTCGATCACTACGTCCTGATCTACTATCTGGGCGGCGCGCCGGTGCGGCGCCTCGACGAGGCCAAGGTTTGGGGGGTCGCCCAGCGGGGCGATCTCTCGCTTGAAACGCCGGGGAGCCGTGGCACCTATGCGTCGAACGGCACGGTGGAGTACGCAGAGCTTCACTTCCGTCAGAACCTGATGTGCGAGATCGCCGACGAGGTGGGCTTGGGCTCGGTCGCCGAACCGGAGGACTTCTTCGGCCTGCGCGATCGGGACTGGGCCAGAGATGTCGAGACCTATATCGCGCGGGCCGGCGATTGCAGCGATCCGCCGGGCCCCATGGAAATGGACAGCAGAGCCTATTTGATCGGGCTTGGCGTGTTGCGGACCCTTCGCGATGTCTCGGCGAAGCTCGACGTTCTGCATGACCGCGTGACACGGGCCGACCTCCGTCCCGTTCTGGGGGTCATCGAGGAGAAGCTGTCGGAGACCATCAGGCTCAGCGACCTATCGGCGCACCTGGGGATGAGTCCCTTCCACTTCGCGCGCGTCTTCAAGGCGGAGATGGGCGAGGCGCCGGCTCAATACCTGATGCGCCGGCGCACGGAGCGGGCCATCGAACTGATCGCAGGCACCGGTTTGAACCTGGCCACGATCGCCTACCGAAGCGGCTTCTCGAGCCAGTCACACATGCACCGCCGGATCAAGCAGGCAACGGGAAAGACGCCGGGTGCGCTCCGCGCCGACACCACGACGCCGTAG